Proteins from one Akkermansiaceae bacterium genomic window:
- a CDS encoding GDSL family lipase, translating into MKLRTVLAFALTSVFALAQPAAPAADAARSTTPGDRLAEGWWKDRWEAKVKATAEARDSQLVFLGDSITQGWEGAGKKTWEEKFAAYKPLNLGFSGDRTEHLLWRIEQDKESLKKLSPKVAVILIGTNNTGHQQRPAGETTAGIKASLDALHAIWPKTKLLVLSVFPRGADANDPHRKLNDEINAEVAKLADNKTIFVQDISSSLMNADGTLSKEIMPDLLHLSPKGYELWAAAIEPKLKELGL; encoded by the coding sequence ATGAAACTCAGAACCGTTCTCGCTTTCGCACTCACCTCCGTCTTCGCGCTCGCCCAGCCCGCCGCTCCGGCGGCGGATGCTGCCCGCTCCACCACCCCGGGCGACCGCCTTGCCGAAGGCTGGTGGAAGGATCGCTGGGAGGCGAAGGTGAAAGCCACCGCGGAGGCCCGGGACAGCCAGCTTGTTTTCCTCGGTGACTCGATCACCCAAGGCTGGGAAGGCGCCGGCAAGAAAACCTGGGAGGAGAAGTTCGCCGCCTACAAGCCGCTCAACCTCGGCTTCTCCGGCGACCGCACGGAGCATCTGCTGTGGCGCATCGAGCAGGACAAGGAGAGTCTCAAGAAGCTCAGCCCGAAGGTGGCTGTCATCCTCATCGGCACGAACAACACCGGCCACCAGCAGCGCCCGGCCGGGGAAACCACCGCCGGCATCAAGGCGTCCCTCGACGCGCTCCACGCCATCTGGCCGAAGACCAAGCTGCTGGTCCTCTCCGTCTTCCCACGTGGTGCGGATGCGAACGATCCGCACCGCAAGCTGAACGATGAGATCAACGCGGAGGTGGCGAAGCTGGCGGACAACAAGACCATCTTCGTGCAGGATATCTCCTCCTCCCTCATGAACGCGGATGGCACCCTTTCCAAGGAAATCATGCCGGACCTGCTGCACCTTTCCCCGAAGGGTTACGAGCTGTGGGCCGCCGCCATCGAGCCGAAGCTGAAGGAGCTGGGCCTGTAA